The following proteins are encoded in a genomic region of Arachis stenosperma cultivar V10309 chromosome 4, arast.V10309.gnm1.PFL2, whole genome shotgun sequence:
- the LOC130975118 gene encoding uncharacterized protein LOC130975118: MDYERAGAERKLQLQELESLRLKAYENSRLYKEKVKVVHDKSIKRREFQPGDLVLLYNSRMRLIPGKLRSRWDGPYRVEKVEPYRVFHLSHPSSSELIKVNGHRLKLFHGEKMAKNQELEILFLEDPPTSED; the protein is encoded by the coding sequence ATGGACTATGAGAGAGCCGGAGCTGAacggaagttgcaactgcaagaattaGAGAGCCTTCGCCTAAAAGCTTATGAAAACTCCAGGCTGTATAAAGAAAAGGTGAAGGTTGTACATGACAAGAGCATTAAGAGAAGAGAATTCCAACCTGGGGATTTAGTCCTACTTTACAACTCCAGAATGCGACTCATTCCAGGCAAGCTGAGATCCAGATGGGATGGTCCATATCGAGTAGAGAAGGTGGAACCATATAGAGTCTTTCACTTGagccatccttcaagctctgaacttatCAAAGTCAATGGACATCGCTTGAAGTTATTCCATGGGGAAAAGATGGCGAAAAACCAGGAACTAGAGATCCTCTTCTTGGAAGATCCGCCCACATCAGAAgactga